In Mycetocola zhujimingii, one DNA window encodes the following:
- the xseA gene encoding exodeoxyribonuclease VII large subunit produces MSTEPATAEKPWPVGLLSSKIRDYIDRLGTVWVEGEISQWGISGGNIYGKLKDVDGDATVSFTIWSSVRAKLPDDLKHGDRVIALIKPNYWIKGGSLTMQVFQMKHVGLGDMLERLERLRRQLASEGLFDAARKKRLPFLPHCIGLITGKDSDAEKDVIRNAQLRWPAVDFRVVHAAVQGDRTVPEVVSALKTLDADPRVDVIIVARGGGDFQNLLGFSDERVIRAAAACATPIVSAIGHEADRPLFDDVADLRASTPTDAAKRVVPDVTEELSRVQQARTRLTMRLTGFLSNETARVDAIRSRPALSSSSWIIDARAQELTRYVARGTELIERALDHESRTTAELKAHLKALSPQRTLDRGYAIAQDPDGHVIRSAADAPAGTRFTLTLADGAIAASSEGALESRSPARG; encoded by the coding sequence ATGTCGACGGAACCGGCGACGGCAGAGAAACCGTGGCCGGTGGGGCTGCTCAGTTCCAAGATCCGTGACTACATCGACAGGCTCGGCACCGTCTGGGTCGAGGGCGAGATTTCCCAGTGGGGTATTTCGGGCGGGAACATCTACGGCAAGCTCAAAGACGTCGACGGTGACGCGACGGTGAGCTTCACGATCTGGTCATCGGTGCGTGCCAAGCTGCCCGACGACCTGAAGCACGGCGACCGCGTCATCGCACTGATCAAGCCCAACTACTGGATCAAGGGCGGCAGCCTCACGATGCAGGTCTTCCAGATGAAGCACGTCGGCCTCGGCGACATGCTCGAACGCCTGGAACGGCTTCGACGACAGCTGGCGAGCGAGGGACTCTTCGACGCCGCCCGCAAGAAGCGCCTTCCCTTCCTGCCCCACTGCATCGGACTGATCACGGGCAAGGACTCCGACGCCGAGAAAGACGTCATCCGCAACGCTCAGTTGCGCTGGCCCGCGGTGGACTTTCGGGTGGTCCACGCCGCCGTGCAGGGAGACCGCACGGTCCCCGAGGTGGTCTCGGCGCTGAAGACGCTCGATGCAGACCCGAGAGTCGACGTCATCATCGTGGCTCGCGGTGGCGGTGACTTCCAGAACCTCCTCGGTTTCAGCGACGAACGCGTCATCCGCGCCGCTGCGGCGTGTGCAACGCCGATCGTCAGCGCCATCGGCCACGAGGCCGACCGTCCCCTGTTCGACGACGTCGCCGACCTGAGGGCATCGACCCCGACGGATGCCGCCAAGCGCGTGGTCCCCGACGTCACTGAAGAGCTGTCCAGGGTCCAGCAGGCCCGAACCCGCCTGACCATGAGGCTGACCGGGTTCCTCAGCAATGAAACAGCCAGGGTGGACGCCATCCGCTCACGTCCGGCGCTGTCGTCATCATCGTGGATCATCGACGCGCGCGCGCAGGAACTGACCAGGTACGTGGCACGGGGTACCGAGCTCATCGAGCGCGCCCTCGACCACGAATCGCGGACGACGGCAGAACTCAAGGCGCACCTCAAGGCGTTATCGCCGCAGCGCACCCTCGATCGTGGCTACGCGATCGCCCAGGACCCTGATGGCCATGTCATACGATCGGCGGCCGACGCACCGGCAGGAACCAGGTTCACCCTCACACTCGCCGACGGAGCCATCGCGGCGTCGAGCGAAGGTGCCCTCGAATCGCGCAGTCCAGCCCGCGGTTAG
- a CDS encoding class II fumarate hydratase, giving the protein MSDTTEYRIEHDTMGEVRVPRSALYGAQTQRAVENFPISGSGLESAQIAALARIKKAAAAANARLGVLDSAIADAIGSAADEVIAGTHDDQFPIDVYQTGSGTSSNMNMNEVLASLATARLGAPVHPNDHVNCSQSSNDVFPTSVHIAVTSALIDDLIPALDHLAVALEAKAELWKSAVKSGRTHLMDATPVTLGQEFGGYARQVRLGIERIRTALPRVAEVPLGGTAVGTGINTPAGFPQLVIQLLVDDTELPITEAADHFEAQANRDGLVEASGALRTIAVSITKICNDLRWMGSGPNTGLGELNIPDLQPGSSIMPGKVNPVIPEAVLMVASRVIGNDATIAWSGASGSFELNVQIPVMGTALLESIRLLTNASRVLADKTIDGLEANIERAAELAGMSPSIVTPLNKIIGYEKAAKIAKYSVAEGVTVREAVVALGFVERGDITEEQLDSALDLLSMTHPG; this is encoded by the coding sequence GTGTCAGATACCACCGAGTACCGCATCGAACACGACACGATGGGTGAGGTTCGCGTACCTCGATCTGCGCTGTACGGTGCACAGACCCAGCGCGCCGTCGAGAACTTCCCGATCTCGGGTTCCGGCCTGGAGTCGGCGCAGATCGCTGCCCTCGCCCGGATCAAAAAGGCGGCTGCGGCAGCCAACGCGCGACTCGGCGTTCTCGATTCCGCCATCGCGGATGCCATCGGCAGCGCCGCTGACGAGGTCATCGCCGGCACCCACGACGACCAGTTCCCGATCGACGTCTACCAGACGGGCTCCGGCACCTCGTCGAACATGAACATGAACGAGGTGCTCGCGAGCCTGGCAACGGCCCGCCTCGGTGCGCCGGTTCACCCCAACGACCACGTGAACTGCTCGCAGTCGTCGAACGACGTCTTCCCGACCTCGGTCCACATCGCCGTCACAAGCGCTCTCATCGATGACCTCATCCCCGCGCTCGACCACCTCGCCGTTGCCCTCGAAGCGAAGGCCGAGCTGTGGAAGAGCGCGGTCAAGTCCGGCCGCACGCACCTCATGGACGCAACACCGGTCACCCTCGGCCAGGAGTTCGGCGGCTACGCCCGTCAGGTCCGGCTCGGCATCGAGCGTATCCGCACCGCGCTCCCCCGGGTCGCTGAAGTTCCCCTCGGCGGCACGGCGGTCGGCACCGGAATCAACACGCCCGCCGGGTTCCCGCAGCTCGTCATCCAGTTGCTCGTCGACGACACCGAGCTGCCGATCACCGAAGCAGCCGACCACTTCGAAGCGCAGGCGAACCGCGACGGCCTCGTCGAGGCATCCGGCGCCCTTCGCACCATCGCCGTGAGCATCACCAAGATCTGCAACGACCTGCGCTGGATGGGCTCCGGCCCCAACACCGGTCTCGGCGAACTCAACATCCCCGACCTCCAGCCGGGCTCGTCGATCATGCCGGGCAAGGTCAACCCGGTGATCCCCGAGGCCGTGCTCATGGTCGCATCGCGGGTCATCGGAAACGACGCAACCATCGCGTGGAGCGGCGCTTCGGGTTCATTCGAGCTCAACGTGCAGATCCCCGTGATGGGAACAGCGCTGCTCGAGTCGATCCGCCTGCTCACCAACGCGAGCCGTGTGCTCGCAGACAAGACCATCGACGGTCTCGAGGCAAACATCGAGCGGGCCGCCGAACTCGCGGGAATGTCGCCGTCGATCGTCACGCCACTCAACAAGATCATCGGCTACGAAAAGGCCGCGAAGATCGCCAAGTACTCCGTCGCCGAGGGCGTCACTGTACGTGAGGCCGTCGTCGCCCTCGGCTTTGTCGAGCGTGGAGACATCACCGAGGAGCAGCTGGACTCAGCCCTCGACCTGTTGTCGATGACTCACCCGGGCTAA
- a CDS encoding carbonic anhydrase, whose product MPTTRPTKAWEVMMRGNARFVAGEPQHPRQDVERRESLAHAQTPDVVLFGCSDSRLAAEIIFDKGLGDLFVVRNAGQVISDSVVGSIEYAVGVLGVPLIVVLGHDECGAVRAAIDSIASDAPPLPHHIYNLIRQIVPAVKRVTGGNGVNPAEVDASEVGREHLRDTVAELLERSEMISDAVASGVLGIVGANYKLLEGTAVPDIIIGNISTTDIDAK is encoded by the coding sequence ATGCCCACAACGCGACCTACGAAAGCCTGGGAAGTCATGATGCGCGGCAACGCGCGCTTCGTTGCCGGTGAGCCCCAGCATCCGCGCCAGGATGTCGAACGCCGCGAGTCCCTCGCACACGCCCAGACACCGGACGTCGTGCTCTTCGGCTGCTCTGACTCCCGCCTGGCCGCAGAGATCATCTTCGACAAGGGCCTCGGTGACCTCTTCGTCGTCCGCAACGCCGGGCAGGTCATCTCTGACTCGGTCGTCGGCTCCATCGAGTACGCCGTCGGCGTGCTCGGCGTTCCGCTCATCGTGGTCCTCGGACACGACGAGTGCGGTGCCGTTCGCGCCGCCATCGACTCGATAGCTTCGGACGCACCGCCGCTCCCCCACCACATCTACAACCTGATCCGCCAGATTGTGCCCGCTGTGAAGCGCGTCACGGGCGGCAACGGAGTGAACCCCGCCGAGGTCGACGCGAGTGAAGTAGGCCGCGAACACCTCAGGGACACCGTTGCCGAGCTGCTCGAGCGCTCTGAGATGATTAGTGACGCGGTCGCCAGTGGCGTTCTCGGCATCGTCGGCGCGAACTACAAACTGCTCGAGGGCACTGCCGTTCCCGACATCATCATCGGCAACATCTCAACCACCGACATCGACGCAAAGTAG
- a CDS encoding DUF4245 domain-containing protein, translating into MSRQRPPRVVAELGRPETPEETAARKAENSRKYRGAKTVNNLVYSLLVTVGLVVVIVLAVPRSDTPVYESVDYNSVAEEAQNSYPQPLANPDLPDSWTSNRADVGKTGGVRSWNIGLISPSDQFIGITQGFDANETWVAQQLKQSLASSTESIAGIEWTVYDNRDDTDGYGNVHYALTTVAGDSTFLIFGTGSEPEFRAVAEAISGDVTANLESGDR; encoded by the coding sequence ATGAGCCGCCAGCGTCCCCCTCGGGTCGTCGCCGAACTTGGCAGACCCGAAACCCCGGAGGAAACCGCAGCACGCAAAGCGGAGAACTCCCGTAAGTACCGCGGTGCCAAGACGGTCAACAACCTCGTCTATTCGCTTCTCGTCACCGTCGGGCTCGTCGTGGTCATTGTGCTCGCCGTCCCCCGGTCCGACACGCCCGTGTACGAGAGCGTCGACTACAACTCGGTCGCCGAGGAAGCACAGAACTCATATCCCCAGCCGCTCGCAAATCCCGACCTGCCCGACTCCTGGACGTCAAACCGCGCTGACGTCGGCAAGACCGGCGGGGTGCGCAGCTGGAATATCGGGCTGATCTCACCGTCCGACCAGTTCATCGGGATCACCCAGGGTTTTGACGCCAACGAGACCTGGGTCGCCCAACAGCTCAAACAGTCCCTCGCGTCATCGACAGAGTCGATCGCCGGCATCGAGTGGACCGTTTACGACAACCGCGACGACACCGATGGTTACGGCAACGTGCACTACGCCCTGACCACCGTCGCGGGCGACAGTACCTTCCTCATCTTCGGCACGGGATCGGAGCCTGAGTTCCGGGCCGTCGCCGAAGCAATCTCCGGTGATGTCACCGCCAACCTCGAGTCAGGAGACCGCTGA
- a CDS encoding exodeoxyribonuclease VII small subunit — translation MPENPEVSSLSYEQARDELMRVVAELEQGSSTLEQSLALWERGEALAQRCEDWLIGAKARLDAARAAASTAGHPSE, via the coding sequence ATGCCAGAAAACCCCGAGGTTTCCAGCCTCAGCTATGAGCAGGCGCGCGACGAACTGATGCGCGTCGTCGCCGAACTCGAACAGGGTTCATCGACCCTCGAGCAGTCGCTCGCCCTCTGGGAGCGCGGTGAAGCCCTCGCCCAGCGCTGCGAAGACTGGCTGATCGGCGCCAAGGCGCGCCTCGACGCAGCACGGGCTGCCGCAAGCACTGCGGGGCACCCCTCAGAATGA
- a CDS encoding 4-hydroxy-3-methylbut-2-enyl diphosphate reductase: protein MPRIPGVRSRLKDTPVVGHKRVLLAAPRGYCAGVDRAVIAVEKAIEHYGAPVYVRKQIVHNVHVVSTLEEQGAIFVEEVDEVPAGAHIVFSAHGVSPAVVNAAADRGLQAIDATCPLVTKVHREAVRFARDDFEILLIGHEGHEEVEGTAGEAPEHTTLVGSPDEADTVQVRDPDRVVWLSQTTLSVDETMETVRRLRARFPNLQDPPSDDICYATQNRQVAIKKVAENADLVIVVGSANSSNSVRLVEVALEYGAKAAYRVDYASEIRQEWLDGVETVGVTSGASVPEVLVDEVLRDLSGAGYRDVEEVKTAEEDLMFSLPKELRTNLKGARENRALGGRTRP from the coding sequence ATGCCGAGGATCCCCGGCGTGCGTTCGAGGCTCAAGGATACCCCGGTCGTCGGACACAAGAGGGTGTTGCTCGCTGCTCCACGCGGGTACTGCGCCGGTGTCGACCGGGCAGTCATCGCTGTCGAAAAGGCGATCGAGCATTACGGCGCTCCGGTCTACGTCCGCAAGCAGATCGTCCACAACGTCCACGTTGTGTCAACGCTCGAGGAGCAGGGTGCGATCTTCGTCGAGGAAGTGGACGAAGTACCCGCTGGAGCCCACATTGTCTTCAGTGCGCACGGCGTCTCACCTGCCGTCGTGAACGCAGCGGCTGACCGCGGCCTTCAGGCCATTGACGCCACCTGCCCGCTCGTGACGAAGGTGCACAGGGAAGCCGTTCGGTTTGCCCGCGACGATTTCGAGATTCTGCTTATCGGCCACGAAGGCCATGAGGAAGTCGAGGGCACAGCGGGTGAGGCACCCGAGCACACGACCCTCGTCGGCAGCCCCGATGAGGCAGACACCGTCCAGGTGCGCGACCCCGACAGGGTTGTCTGGCTGTCACAGACCACGCTGAGCGTCGATGAGACGATGGAGACGGTCCGCCGCCTCCGTGCCCGGTTCCCGAACCTGCAGGATCCGCCCAGCGACGACATTTGCTACGCGACACAGAACCGCCAGGTCGCGATCAAGAAGGTTGCCGAGAACGCCGACCTCGTGATCGTCGTCGGTTCAGCCAACTCATCGAACTCGGTGCGGCTCGTCGAGGTTGCCCTCGAGTACGGTGCCAAGGCGGCGTACCGGGTCGATTACGCGAGCGAGATCCGCCAGGAGTGGCTCGACGGTGTCGAGACGGTCGGCGTGACCAGCGGTGCGTCTGTTCCCGAGGTGCTCGTCGACGAGGTGCTCCGCGACCTGTCCGGTGCCGGATACCGTGACGTCGAAGAAGTGAAGACAGCCGAAGAAGACCTGATGTTCTCGCTGCCCAAGGAACTTCGGACCAACCTGAAGGGTGCGCGCGAAAACCGTGCACTCGGCGGACGGACACGACCATGA
- a CDS encoding prepilin peptidase produces the protein MSLARIRGLQPPAREWVARAPVVVLLAMLTVLAVGIRPLCIGVLALAVVTGELVRIDVAEHRLPNRIVLPLYPVVLLALAAEWAAGGTAPLPALASGAGVFVFLLLLSIAGGMGMGDVKLGGVLGLCLGALGVHWVAVGLVCAFLFGAIGGAAALLAPSSGPAGLRARRRVAFGPFLLAGFWLAVVASGLVGEASGG, from the coding sequence ATGAGTCTGGCCAGGATCCGGGGCCTTCAACCGCCGGCCCGCGAGTGGGTGGCCCGAGCGCCCGTCGTCGTCCTCCTTGCGATGCTCACGGTGCTGGCTGTCGGCATCCGCCCGCTCTGTATCGGCGTGCTGGCGCTCGCCGTCGTCACCGGTGAGCTGGTGCGGATCGATGTGGCCGAGCATCGATTGCCCAACCGGATCGTGCTCCCGCTGTACCCGGTGGTCCTCCTGGCGCTTGCCGCCGAGTGGGCGGCCGGAGGAACCGCGCCGCTGCCCGCGCTCGCCTCGGGCGCCGGGGTGTTCGTGTTTCTTCTCCTTCTCTCGATCGCCGGCGGGATGGGCATGGGGGATGTGAAACTCGGTGGTGTTCTCGGCCTGTGTCTCGGCGCCCTCGGTGTGCACTGGGTAGCCGTCGGACTCGTGTGCGCGTTCCTGTTCGGCGCGATCGGTGGGGCGGCTGCGCTGCTGGCTCCTTCGTCTGGCCCAGCGGGGCTCCGGGCGCGCCGGCGGGTGGCGTTCGGTCCGTTTCTCCTCGCCGGGTTCTGGCTGGCTGTCGTCGCTTCCGGGCTGGTGGGCGAAGCGAGCGGTGGATAG
- a CDS encoding aldo/keto reductase: MEQRILGRTGRPVSIVGLGTWQLGSDWGEVSESDALAVLDASVEAGVTFFDTADVYGDGRSETVIGRFLAANPGVGVTVATKMGRREEQDPANFTLAKFREWTDRSRKNLGVDRLDLVQLHCPPSVVLSTDAVYDALDTLVEDGVIANYGVSVETTDEALAAIARPGTASVQIILNAFRLKPLDRVLPAAREAGVGIIARVPLASGLLSGRYTAETQFAESDHRNYNRDGSAFDVGETFSGVDFATGVRAATELSAFVPEGLTPAQAAIAWVTQQDGVSTVIPGARSIAQATSNAKAGTTGPLPQEYLDAVRSIYDADFRAAIHDRW, translated from the coding sequence ATGGAACAACGCATTCTCGGACGAACCGGCCGCCCCGTCTCGATCGTCGGCCTCGGCACCTGGCAACTCGGATCCGACTGGGGCGAGGTGTCGGAGAGCGACGCGCTCGCCGTGCTGGACGCATCTGTCGAGGCGGGAGTGACGTTCTTCGACACCGCTGACGTCTACGGCGACGGCAGGAGTGAGACGGTTATCGGCCGATTCCTCGCGGCGAACCCGGGTGTCGGTGTCACTGTGGCTACCAAGATGGGCCGGCGGGAGGAACAGGACCCCGCAAACTTCACGCTGGCGAAGTTCCGGGAGTGGACGGACCGTTCGCGCAAGAACCTCGGTGTCGACCGGCTCGATCTCGTGCAGCTGCACTGCCCGCCGTCGGTTGTTCTCTCGACCGATGCCGTGTACGACGCTCTCGACACGCTCGTCGAGGACGGCGTCATCGCCAACTACGGCGTGAGCGTTGAAACCACCGACGAAGCCCTCGCAGCGATCGCGCGCCCCGGAACGGCATCCGTTCAGATCATTCTCAACGCCTTCCGTCTCAAGCCGCTTGACCGCGTGCTTCCGGCGGCTCGCGAGGCCGGTGTCGGCATCATCGCCCGTGTGCCGCTGGCTTCCGGCCTGCTGAGCGGCAGGTACACGGCAGAAACCCAGTTCGCCGAGAGCGACCACCGCAACTACAACCGCGACGGCAGTGCGTTCGATGTCGGCGAGACGTTCTCCGGTGTTGATTTCGCCACCGGTGTGCGCGCGGCGACCGAGCTGTCGGCGTTCGTCCCCGAAGGGTTGACGCCCGCACAGGCGGCAATCGCGTGGGTCACGCAGCAGGACGGAGTTTCGACGGTGATCCCCGGCGCCAGGTCGATTGCCCAGGCGACGTCGAATGCGAAGGCAGGCACGACCGGACCACTGCCGCAGGAGTACCTCGACGCGGTGCGCTCCATCTACGACGCTGACTTCCGCGCGGCCATCCACGACCGCTGGTAG
- the fbaA gene encoding class II fructose-bisphosphate aldolase yields MPVATPEQYAEMLDTAKAKGFAFPAFNVSSSQTINAVLQGLTEAGSDGIIQVTTGGADYFAGHTVKNRAAGAIAFAKFATEVAKNYPITVALHTDHCPKDALDGFVLPLIEASEEEVKAGNNPLFQSHMWDGSAVPLTENLEIAKDMIKRTRAINAILEVEIGVVGGEEDGVSHDINEHLYTTLDDAIATVEALGLGDKGRYMAALTFGNVHGVYKPGNVKLKPELLKEIQDGLAAKYGTAAKPLDLVFHGGSGSTDAEIAEAVANGVVKMNIDTDTQYAFTRSIADYMFKNYDGVLKIDGEVGNKKLYDPRAWGKVAESGMAARVVEATRQLGSAGHAIR; encoded by the coding sequence ATGCCCGTCGCAACCCCAGAGCAGTACGCCGAGATGCTCGACACCGCCAAGGCGAAAGGCTTCGCCTTTCCCGCGTTCAACGTGTCCAGCTCGCAGACCATCAACGCCGTACTGCAGGGCCTGACCGAAGCCGGCTCTGACGGCATCATCCAGGTCACCACAGGTGGAGCCGACTATTTCGCCGGCCACACGGTCAAGAACCGCGCCGCCGGCGCCATCGCCTTCGCGAAGTTCGCCACTGAGGTGGCGAAGAACTACCCCATCACCGTCGCACTGCACACGGACCACTGCCCGAAGGATGCACTCGACGGATTCGTCCTGCCGCTCATCGAGGCATCCGAGGAAGAAGTGAAGGCGGGCAACAACCCCCTCTTCCAGTCGCACATGTGGGACGGCTCCGCTGTTCCGCTCACCGAGAACCTCGAGATCGCCAAGGACATGATCAAGCGCACCCGCGCGATCAACGCCATCCTCGAGGTCGAGATCGGAGTCGTCGGCGGTGAAGAAGACGGCGTCAGCCACGACATCAACGAGCACCTCTACACGACACTCGACGACGCCATCGCGACCGTCGAAGCGCTCGGCCTCGGCGACAAGGGCCGGTACATGGCCGCCCTCACGTTCGGCAACGTGCACGGCGTCTACAAGCCAGGCAACGTAAAGCTCAAGCCGGAACTCCTCAAGGAGATCCAGGACGGCCTCGCCGCGAAGTACGGCACCGCCGCGAAGCCGCTCGACCTCGTCTTCCACGGTGGATCCGGATCCACGGATGCCGAAATTGCGGAAGCCGTCGCCAACGGTGTCGTCAAGATGAACATCGACACCGACACCCAGTACGCGTTCACCCGCTCGATCGCTGACTACATGTTCAAGAACTACGACGGCGTCCTCAAGATCGACGGCGAAGTGGGCAACAAGAAGCTCTACGACCCGCGCGCCTGGGGCAAGGTCGCCGAAAGCGGCATGGCTGCCCGCGTGGTCGAGGCCACCCGCCAGCTCGGCTCAGCCGGACACGCGATCCGCTAA
- a CDS encoding DUF6264 family protein, which yields MSDPQRPRPQFGEYATPEAQRNAIKVPLDDVESVPVQSQESPSSHITVQGVQRPDTSRQNAGSPDATPRGAGRDDTRLKEGGRVVPSAGDRFATIALLGLGLITAFMTLPALMNLPAAIGPAFTQLGIGDFTTDDLAFSLGWGALITQVVVWGLALWLSVRTLRRGKLAWWIPLVAGVIANIVVIAAIAVAMSADPAFMEYVDQMSAAG from the coding sequence ATGAGCGACCCGCAACGGCCACGGCCGCAGTTCGGCGAGTACGCCACGCCGGAGGCACAGCGGAACGCGATCAAGGTGCCGCTCGATGACGTCGAGTCGGTCCCCGTCCAATCGCAGGAGTCTCCGTCGAGCCACATTACGGTTCAGGGCGTGCAGCGTCCTGACACGTCCCGCCAGAACGCCGGGTCCCCGGACGCTACCCCACGCGGCGCCGGGCGAGACGACACCCGGCTCAAGGAAGGCGGACGGGTTGTCCCGTCCGCTGGCGACAGGTTCGCGACAATCGCGTTGCTCGGCCTCGGCCTGATCACCGCCTTCATGACCCTGCCGGCGCTGATGAACCTGCCGGCGGCCATCGGCCCAGCCTTCACGCAACTCGGGATCGGTGACTTCACCACAGATGACCTCGCGTTCTCCCTGGGCTGGGGTGCGCTCATCACCCAGGTCGTTGTCTGGGGACTCGCGCTTTGGCTGTCGGTACGCACCCTCCGTCGCGGAAAGCTCGCGTGGTGGATTCCTCTCGTCGCTGGAGTGATCGCGAACATTGTCGTCATTGCGGCGATCGCTGTGGCGATGAGCGCCGACCCGGCATTCATGGAGTACGTCGACCAGATGAGTGCCGCCGGCTGA